The following are encoded in a window of Dysidea avara chromosome 4, odDysAvar1.4, whole genome shotgun sequence genomic DNA:
- the LOC136254717 gene encoding short-chain collagen C4-like isoform X2, with protein MGAVSILQLNTQVIEQQYHSQEQIEQLNEQIIKQNNQISEQQLQLEQLNIIIEVLLDRNGKYGTRDNTSHHEIFKREDPKSQTTIQTDNTIIKLLHGRDGVQGRDGRDGIPGVKGDAGPHGDKGLPGPKGDQGSTGPKGNQGSTGPKGNQGSSGPKGDQGLTGKPAGGLVYVRWGHDACPSNGAQLVYSGRAGGGGHTKSGGGGNPQCLPLDPNYLKFQPGSQSNSLMVGAEYYDTHHFRSNTNRADVLCAVCYVAIRSAMYMIPAKHTCPTGWTTEYNGYLMSEHRSDPRSVFSCVDKLLKAVPGSTSIQEGIIFTPIEVQCGTLPCPPYEGTKELTCAVCTK; from the exons ATGGGTGCAGTTTCTATACTACAA TTAAACACACAAGTCATAGAACAACAATATCACAGTCAGGAGCAGATTGAGCAACTCAACGAACAAATTATCAAACAGAATAATCAGATCAGTGAACAACAGTTACAACTGGAACAACTTAACATCATCATAGAAGTCTTACTGGATAGGAATGGAAAG TATGGGACTAGGGATAACACCAGTCATCATGAAATATTCAAGAGAGAAGACCCAAAATCACAAACTACAATCCAAACAGACAATACTATCATTAAACTACTACATGGTAGAGATGGTGTGCAAGGTAGAGATGGTCGTGATGGAATACCAGGTGTGAAAGGAGATGCTGGTCCTCATGGAGATAAAGGATTACCAGGACCAAAAGGAGATCAAGGATCAACAGGACCAAAGGGGAATCAAGGATCAACAGGACCAAAGGGAAATCAAGGATCATCAGGACCAAAGGGAGATCAAGGATTAACAGGAAAACCTGCGGGAGGACTGGTTTATGTTCGATGGGGTCATGATGCTTGTCCTAGTAATGGAGCCCAGCTGGTGTATTCAGGAAGAGCTGGTGGAGGAGGGCACACAAAGAGTGGAGGTGGTGGTAATCCACAATGTTTGCCATTAGACCCTAATTACTTAAAATTCCAACCTGGATCACAAAGCAATTCTTTGATGGTTGGAGCAGAGTATTACGACACACATCACTTCAGATCTAACACTAATCGTGCTGATGTCCTCTGTGCTGTATGTTATGTAGCCATTAGGTCAGCAATGTACATGATTCCCGCTAAACACACTTGCCCTACTGGTTGGACCACAGAGTACAATGGATATCTTATGTCTGAGCACCGATCTGATCCCAGGTCAGTCTTCTCATGTGTTGATAAATTACTCAAAGCAGTTCCTGGATCAACTTCAATTCAGGAAGGAATAATATTTACACCAATCGAAGTACAATGTGGAACTCTTCCATGTCCTCCTTATGAAGGGACCAAAGAGCTCACCTGTGCTGTGTGTACTAAGTGA
- the LOC136253769 gene encoding fibrinogen C domain-containing protein 1-like, whose product MTTIITLVVLFSLGIVLVDGECQTNGGPIDNCCCLGYRNGNFNVKSSGVYTISNFCGVKCSNARVYCDTTSGGGGWTVVQRRQDGSVEFEKRDWVEYEDGFGNLHGEFWLGLTYLHCMTKNEKWELRIDYHLKNGTKSYLHYKQFAVGPAEDQYPLSISGFDSIGLTDPFSVVGSPLNGMSFTTRDRDNDLSSGECAPGNGAWWYNKCGKNMELNDGYPNIFLNNQWHGLIFVEIKIRPQLCEQNT is encoded by the coding sequence ATGACTACTATTATAACACTAGTAGTTCTATTTAGTCTGGGAATAGTACTAGTCGATGGAGAATGTCAAACAAATGGTGGACCTATTGACAACTGTTGTTGTCTCGGTTACAGAAATGGCAACTttaatgtaaagagttcaggaGTGTACACAATTAGCAACTTTTGTGGAGTAAAATGTTCCAATGCTAGAGTATATTGTGACACTACCTCAGGAGGAGGAGGATGGACTGTTGTTCAGAGAAGACAAGACGGAAGTGTTGAATTTGAAAAAAGAGATTGGGTAGagtatgaagatggatttggtaACCTGCATGGTGAATTTTGGCTCGGACTAACATATTTACACTGCATGACTAAAAATGAAAAATGGGAACTTCGAATAGACTATCATCTAAAAAATGGAACTAAATCTTATCTCCACTATAAACAGTTTGCAGTGGGACCAGCAGAAGACCAATATCCATTAAGCATATCAGGATTTGATAGTATTGGATTAACCGATCCATTTAGTGTGGTTGGTTCTCCACTCAACGGGATGTCATTTACCACCCGAGATCGTGACAATGATTTGAGTTCTGGTGAATGTGCACCTGGAAATGGTGCATGGTGGTATAATAAATGTGGTAAAAACATGGAACTCAATGATGGCTATCCTAATATATTCCTCAACAATCAATGGCATGGACTAATATTTGTGGAAATCAAGATTAGACCACAACTTTGTGAGCAAAATACTTAA
- the LOC136254717 gene encoding short-chain collagen C4-like isoform X1, giving the protein MGAVSILQVSVVLSVVCLVVVFAGGWYLQSSLIQLNTQVIEQQYHSQEQIEQLNEQIIKQNNQISEQQLQLEQLNIIIEVLLDRNGKYGTRDNTSHHEIFKREDPKSQTTIQTDNTIIKLLHGRDGVQGRDGRDGIPGVKGDAGPHGDKGLPGPKGDQGSTGPKGNQGSTGPKGNQGSSGPKGDQGLTGKPAGGLVYVRWGHDACPSNGAQLVYSGRAGGGGHTKSGGGGNPQCLPLDPNYLKFQPGSQSNSLMVGAEYYDTHHFRSNTNRADVLCAVCYVAIRSAMYMIPAKHTCPTGWTTEYNGYLMSEHRSDPRSVFSCVDKLLKAVPGSTSIQEGIIFTPIEVQCGTLPCPPYEGTKELTCAVCTK; this is encoded by the exons ATGGGTGCAGTTTCTATACTACAAGTTAGTGTAGTATTATCAGTAGTGTGTCTGGTAGTAGTATTTGCTGGTGGTTGGTACTTACAGTCCTCATTGATACAGTTAAACACACAAGTCATAGAACAACAATATCACAGTCAGGAGCAGATTGAGCAACTCAACGAACAAATTATCAAACAGAATAATCAGATCAGTGAACAACAGTTACAACTGGAACAACTTAACATCATCATAGAAGTCTTACTGGATAGGAATGGAAAG TATGGGACTAGGGATAACACCAGTCATCATGAAATATTCAAGAGAGAAGACCCAAAATCACAAACTACAATCCAAACAGACAATACTATCATTAAACTACTACATGGTAGAGATGGTGTGCAAGGTAGAGATGGTCGTGATGGAATACCAGGTGTGAAAGGAGATGCTGGTCCTCATGGAGATAAAGGATTACCAGGACCAAAAGGAGATCAAGGATCAACAGGACCAAAGGGGAATCAAGGATCAACAGGACCAAAGGGAAATCAAGGATCATCAGGACCAAAGGGAGATCAAGGATTAACAGGAAAACCTGCGGGAGGACTGGTTTATGTTCGATGGGGTCATGATGCTTGTCCTAGTAATGGAGCCCAGCTGGTGTATTCAGGAAGAGCTGGTGGAGGAGGGCACACAAAGAGTGGAGGTGGTGGTAATCCACAATGTTTGCCATTAGACCCTAATTACTTAAAATTCCAACCTGGATCACAAAGCAATTCTTTGATGGTTGGAGCAGAGTATTACGACACACATCACTTCAGATCTAACACTAATCGTGCTGATGTCCTCTGTGCTGTATGTTATGTAGCCATTAGGTCAGCAATGTACATGATTCCCGCTAAACACACTTGCCCTACTGGTTGGACCACAGAGTACAATGGATATCTTATGTCTGAGCACCGATCTGATCCCAGGTCAGTCTTCTCATGTGTTGATAAATTACTCAAAGCAGTTCCTGGATCAACTTCAATTCAGGAAGGAATAATATTTACACCAATCGAAGTACAATGTGGAACTCTTCCATGTCCTCCTTATGAAGGGACCAAAGAGCTCACCTGTGCTGTGTGTACTAAGTGA